A part of Euzebya sp. genomic DNA contains:
- a CDS encoding WhiB family transcriptional regulator — protein MTATSIPDRLVAECIEAGQHLRATRRFAGEPFDRCHGCGQPVIVEPAPGWQDRGLCTTGDPDMFYPEAGQQELADRAVDICAGCPVIVECGAYALLHEPVGVWGGMTAPERRAIRRQLGITVDVPGGLRASRLARNGRVRQLAAAGWTAGEIAAELDISDREVHRILRDRDDQADAA, from the coding sequence ATGACCGCCACGTCGATCCCTGACCGTCTCGTGGCCGAGTGCATCGAGGCCGGCCAGCATCTGCGCGCGACCCGCCGGTTCGCCGGTGAGCCGTTCGACCGCTGCCACGGCTGCGGCCAGCCGGTCATCGTCGAACCCGCGCCGGGCTGGCAGGACCGCGGGCTGTGCACGACCGGTGACCCGGACATGTTCTACCCGGAGGCCGGCCAGCAGGAGCTCGCCGACCGCGCCGTCGACATCTGCGCCGGCTGCCCCGTCATCGTCGAGTGCGGCGCCTACGCGCTCCTCCACGAGCCCGTCGGCGTCTGGGGTGGCATGACCGCCCCCGAACGGCGTGCCATCCGCCGGCAGCTCGGCATCACCGTCGACGTGCCCGGCGGCCTCCGCGCCTCCCGGCTCGCCCGCAACGGCCGGGTCCGCCAGCTCGCCGCCGCCGGCTGGACCGCCGGGGAGATCGCCGCCGAGCTCGACATCAGCGACCGGGAGGTTCACCGGATCCTCCGCGACCGTGACGACCAGGCGGACGCGGCGTGA
- a CDS encoding ASCH domain-containing protein gives MKALTVRQPWASLIVLGVKDVENRSWSAPAGIIGQRIAIHAGKTHNGNEFRSALITARWGGLPGDDEPNNTMRWIHAWWANRDLPYGAVIGTAVVADCHQCDGGCSPWAVRGRDWHWSLTDVTEAHDPVEMNGRLGLWEVSTHG, from the coding sequence GTGAAGGCCCTCACCGTCCGTCAGCCATGGGCCAGCCTGATCGTGCTGGGTGTCAAGGACGTCGAGAACCGCAGCTGGTCCGCCCCCGCCGGAATCATCGGTCAGCGCATCGCGATCCACGCCGGCAAGACGCACAACGGCAACGAGTTCCGGTCCGCGCTGATCACGGCCCGCTGGGGCGGCCTGCCCGGTGACGACGAGCCCAACAACACGATGCGGTGGATCCATGCCTGGTGGGCCAACCGAGACCTGCCCTACGGCGCCGTGATCGGCACCGCAGTCGTCGCCGACTGCCACCAGTGCGACGGGGGCTGCTCACCTTGGGCTGTCCGCGGACGCGACTGGCACTGGTCACTCACCGACGTCACCGAGGCCCACGACCCGGTCGAGATGAACGGCCGACTCGGTCTGTGGGAGGTGTCCACCCATGGATGA
- a CDS encoding DnaB-like helicase N-terminal domain-containing protein: MTADHAQLVDAWVRAEASLIGATLILYDDRHVDEILGQVPPAAFHRGEHRKIWEALAAARDDGQPADTASVVDVLDKRGLLDGHEPGWLADLTASIPSAAGVSRAAQLVLEQARRRDLHTTGMRLASTAHDRTVDIDDLVGTTVDELLGQAGRTGDGIIRVDDVATEVLDRREHGIITRGVSTGWFDVDRLYRVVPGNLTILAGIPGHGKSTWLDSLLVNLAERHGWRTMQFSPESAPIAEHVDELVTRRVGRKATLLEVQAALGWVHEHFAWVDHDSHTTVSQILTAVRAEHARRPVNSFVIDPWTELDVTRQRNEREDEYIRREVTRIRQFARRHDLHAFLVVHPKNIDANRDGTYPIPRASDLHGGSVWRKQADALVVIWRDEGGVNRSDDIAEVVVQKIRRQPGDGRLGRTSLRFDMHTHTYAQISPLDGGTPA; this comes from the coding sequence GTGACGGCCGACCACGCCCAGCTCGTCGACGCCTGGGTCCGCGCCGAAGCGTCCCTGATCGGCGCGACGCTGATCCTGTACGACGACCGGCACGTCGACGAGATCCTCGGCCAGGTCCCGCCGGCGGCGTTCCACCGCGGCGAGCACCGCAAGATCTGGGAGGCCCTCGCCGCCGCCCGCGACGACGGGCAGCCCGCCGACACCGCCTCCGTCGTCGACGTCCTCGACAAGCGAGGGCTGCTCGACGGTCACGAACCCGGCTGGCTCGCCGACCTCACCGCCTCCATCCCATCCGCCGCCGGCGTCAGCCGGGCCGCCCAACTGGTCCTGGAGCAGGCCCGCCGCCGCGACCTGCACACCACAGGCATGCGGCTCGCCTCCACCGCCCACGACCGCACCGTCGACATCGACGACCTCGTCGGCACCACCGTCGACGAGCTGCTCGGCCAGGCCGGCCGCACCGGCGACGGGATCATCCGCGTCGACGACGTCGCCACCGAGGTCCTGGACCGTCGCGAGCACGGGATCATCACCCGCGGCGTGTCCACCGGCTGGTTCGACGTCGACCGGCTCTACCGGGTCGTCCCCGGCAACCTGACCATCCTCGCCGGCATCCCCGGCCACGGGAAGTCCACGTGGCTCGACAGCCTCCTCGTCAACCTCGCCGAACGACACGGCTGGCGAACCATGCAGTTCTCACCCGAGTCGGCCCCGATCGCCGAGCACGTCGACGAGCTCGTCACCCGACGCGTCGGCCGCAAAGCCACCCTCCTCGAGGTCCAAGCGGCGCTCGGCTGGGTGCACGAGCACTTCGCCTGGGTCGACCACGACAGCCACACCACCGTCTCCCAGATCCTCACCGCCGTCCGAGCCGAACACGCACGCCGGCCTGTCAACAGCTTCGTGATTGACCCGTGGACCGAACTCGACGTCACCCGGCAACGCAACGAACGCGAGGACGAGTACATCCGCCGCGAGGTCACCCGCATCCGCCAGTTCGCCCGCCGCCACGACCTCCACGCCTTCCTCGTCGTCCACCCCAAGAACATCGACGCCAACCGCGACGGCACCTACCCGATCCCACGCGCCTCCGACCTGCACGGCGGCTCCGTCTGGCGCAAGCAAGCCGACGCGCTCGTCGTCATCTGGCGCGACGAGGGCGGCGTCAACCGGTCCGACGACATCGCTGAGGTCGTCGTCCAGAAGATCCGCCGCCAACCCGGCGACGGCCGGCTCGGCCGCACCTCCCTCCGCTTCGACATGCACACCCACACCTACGCCCAGATCAGCCCTCTCGACGGAGGCACCCCGGCATGA
- a CDS encoding helicase-related protein — protein sequence MPSEPPSNDAFPQDLAPSTVSADDGYDAFLAAKAALRAQDGIEVGRLDVNARLHPWQREVVRWACRTGRAALFEDCGLGKTFQQVEWLRLMTGSRRGLIVAPLSVARQTVREAAKLGVEVHYTRTQPNGTGLYVTNYEMVDRFDLSAFAAVVLDESSILKNVDGKTRRRLTTAIADVPYRLACTATPAPNDVAELTNHADWLGRMARAEMLAGYFVHDDTGWRLKGHAAEPMARWMGSWTLAMRKPSDLGWPDDGYDLPPLTIRPHIVDVDLAADGQLFPTDLGGIGGRAKVRRETLPARCDAAVTHLEGDAQAIAWCGLNDEADRIADALGDDAVNVQGSWAPEAKAEALEAFQDGEVRVLITKPSIAGFGMNFQNAHRMTFVGLGDSYEAYYQAIRRCWRFGQTEPVDVHIVVSELEAQIVDNVRRKERDAASFTDLLIRHAPVRRTAEEVAA from the coding sequence ATGCCCTCTGAGCCCCCGAGCAACGACGCCTTCCCACAGGATCTCGCACCGAGCACGGTCAGCGCCGACGACGGCTACGACGCTTTCCTCGCCGCCAAGGCCGCACTCCGCGCCCAGGACGGCATCGAGGTCGGTCGACTCGACGTGAACGCCCGCCTTCACCCCTGGCAGCGCGAGGTGGTCCGCTGGGCGTGCCGCACCGGTCGTGCCGCGCTGTTCGAGGACTGCGGCCTCGGCAAGACGTTCCAGCAGGTCGAGTGGCTCCGGCTGATGACCGGTTCGCGCCGCGGTCTGATCGTCGCGCCGCTCTCCGTCGCCCGCCAGACGGTCCGTGAGGCCGCGAAGCTCGGCGTCGAGGTCCACTACACCCGGACCCAGCCGAACGGCACCGGGCTCTACGTCACGAACTACGAGATGGTCGACCGGTTCGACCTGTCCGCCTTCGCTGCGGTCGTCCTCGATGAGTCGTCGATCCTCAAGAACGTCGACGGGAAGACCCGACGGCGGCTCACCACCGCGATCGCCGACGTTCCCTACCGTCTGGCCTGCACCGCCACCCCCGCGCCGAACGACGTCGCGGAGCTGACCAACCATGCGGACTGGCTCGGCCGGATGGCGCGTGCCGAGATGCTGGCCGGCTACTTCGTCCACGACGACACCGGGTGGCGGCTCAAGGGTCACGCCGCCGAACCGATGGCCCGCTGGATGGGGTCGTGGACCCTCGCCATGCGCAAGCCCTCGGACCTCGGCTGGCCCGATGACGGCTACGACCTGCCGCCGCTCACCATCCGTCCGCACATCGTCGACGTGGACCTGGCCGCTGACGGCCAGCTGTTCCCCACCGACCTCGGCGGCATCGGTGGCCGTGCCAAGGTGCGCCGCGAGACCCTCCCAGCCCGCTGCGACGCCGCCGTCACCCACCTCGAAGGCGATGCCCAGGCGATCGCGTGGTGCGGCCTGAACGACGAGGCCGACCGGATCGCCGACGCGCTCGGCGACGACGCGGTCAACGTGCAGGGCTCATGGGCTCCGGAGGCCAAGGCCGAGGCGCTCGAGGCCTTCCAGGACGGCGAGGTCCGGGTGCTCATCACCAAGCCGTCCATCGCCGGGTTCGGCATGAACTTCCAGAACGCGCACCGCATGACCTTCGTCGGGCTCGGCGACTCCTACGAGGCGTACTACCAGGCCATCCGCCGCTGCTGGCGGTTCGGCCAGACCGAGCCGGTCGACGTCCACATCGTCGTGTCCGAGCTCGAAGCCCAGATCGTCGACAACGTCCGCCGCAAGGAACGCGACGCCGCCAGCTTCACCGACCTGCTGATCCGACACGCGCCCGTCCGGCGCACCGCTGAGGAGGTGGCCGCGTGA
- a CDS encoding site-specific DNA-methyltransferase, giving the protein MTADEYITDDARGDGWHLMLGDSCERLAEIGDDTVDLSVYSPPFASLYTYSPSLRDLGNNPDRDAFLAHYRFVIDHVLRVTKPGRLSVVHVQQLSTTKATHGVIGLTDFRGQVIAAHEDAGWIFHGEVTIDKDPQAQAIRTKAHALMFQTLRRDATGNRPAMADYLLVFRKPGTNAVPVKPTEHGVTNEDWISWARPVWYGIRETNTLNTAVAKDDRDERHICPLQLDLIERCVRLWSNPDELVLSPFAGIGSEGHEALRAGRRFVGCELKPSYWRTAADNLRVAEQERDTPTLMDEVTA; this is encoded by the coding sequence GTGACGGCCGACGAGTACATCACCGACGACGCCCGCGGCGACGGCTGGCACCTCATGCTCGGCGACTCCTGCGAACGGCTCGCCGAGATCGGCGACGACACCGTCGACCTGTCCGTGTACAGCCCGCCGTTCGCGTCGCTCTACACCTACAGCCCGTCGCTGCGGGACCTCGGCAACAACCCCGACCGTGACGCCTTCCTGGCGCACTACCGGTTCGTGATCGACCACGTTCTCCGGGTCACCAAGCCCGGCCGGCTCTCCGTCGTCCACGTCCAGCAGCTCTCGACCACGAAGGCCACCCACGGCGTGATCGGACTGACCGACTTCCGCGGCCAGGTCATCGCCGCCCACGAGGACGCCGGCTGGATCTTCCACGGCGAGGTGACCATCGACAAGGACCCCCAGGCGCAGGCCATCCGCACCAAGGCCCATGCCCTGATGTTCCAGACCCTCCGTCGGGACGCCACTGGCAACCGACCGGCGATGGCGGACTACCTCCTCGTGTTCCGCAAGCCCGGCACGAACGCCGTTCCGGTGAAGCCGACCGAGCACGGCGTCACCAACGAGGACTGGATCTCCTGGGCGCGGCCGGTGTGGTACGGCATCCGCGAGACCAACACCCTGAACACCGCCGTCGCCAAGGACGACCGGGACGAGCGGCACATCTGCCCGTTGCAGCTCGACCTGATCGAGCGGTGCGTCCGGCTGTGGTCCAACCCTGACGAGCTGGTCCTGTCCCCGTTCGCCGGCATCGGCTCCGAGGGCCACGAGGCCCTGCGCGCGGGCCGCCGGTTCGTCGGCTGCGAGCTGAAGCCGTCGTACTGGCGCACGGCCGCGGACAACCTGCGCGTCGCCGAGCAGGAGCGCGACACGCCGACCCTGATGGACGAGGTGACGGCATGA
- a CDS encoding HNH endonuclease, with protein MAGNKGRTGAAYRRLREQVRREEGTRCWLCPLPIDLSLKYHGGPGDMSFSLDHVVPLEQGGSLLDRSNARAAHLDCNRKRRDNIAQPKTSRKWLV; from the coding sequence ATGGCCGGCAACAAGGGCCGCACCGGCGCCGCCTATCGGCGCCTGCGTGAGCAGGTCCGCCGCGAGGAGGGCACCCGCTGCTGGCTGTGCCCGCTCCCCATCGACCTGAGCCTGAAGTACCACGGCGGTCCCGGCGACATGAGCTTCAGCCTCGACCACGTCGTCCCGCTCGAGCAGGGCGGCTCGCTGCTCGACAGGTCCAACGCCCGCGCCGCGCACCTGGACTGCAACCGGAAGCGCCGCGATAACATCGCCCAGCCGAAGACCTCGAGGAAGTGGCTCGTTTAA
- a CDS encoding head maturation protease, ClpP-related, translated as MNRHHAMYAAIDRRTILSRLDQIAGTGRWYTIQNAAGDNGRATIRIFDEIGYWGVTEEDFARDLEQIDADEIEVQISSPGGEVYAGIAIYNQLRAHRARIITRVDGMAASAASVIVQAGDERLMMSSAQMMIHEAWGLCVGPAGDMRDFAELLDKQSDIIAGIYAARSGRDVAEFRDLMRTDTYLTDTEAVDLGLADSVYEPPSKAVAAATAAAAAQARRQMANATRTPLNTRTTGPQGQEDSMDLNEIREALGLAADTPDDEVIALAAERLATPPTGDPKPTDDGDPVAQVPPPPSGPPAPAEPTLPDGLIAVSAARFQEMQEQIAELAADNEKRSVAEAKSHRDGLIKAALRDGKIAKSEEKSWRDQLDEAPEAVEALLNSMPASRRVPVGELGYAGGDADTVTDEDAKYASLTADAPTYS; from the coding sequence GTGAACCGCCACCACGCGATGTACGCCGCGATCGATCGGCGCACGATCCTCAGCCGACTCGACCAGATCGCCGGCACCGGACGCTGGTACACGATCCAGAACGCGGCCGGCGACAACGGCCGGGCGACGATCCGGATCTTCGACGAGATCGGCTACTGGGGCGTCACCGAGGAGGACTTCGCCCGCGACCTCGAGCAGATCGACGCCGACGAGATCGAGGTGCAGATCTCCTCGCCCGGCGGTGAGGTGTACGCCGGCATCGCGATCTACAACCAGCTGCGCGCCCACCGGGCCCGCATCATCACCCGCGTCGACGGGATGGCCGCCTCCGCGGCGTCGGTGATCGTCCAGGCTGGCGACGAGCGGCTGATGATGTCGTCGGCGCAGATGATGATCCACGAGGCCTGGGGCCTCTGTGTGGGTCCGGCCGGCGACATGCGTGACTTCGCGGAGCTGCTCGACAAGCAGTCCGACATCATCGCCGGCATCTACGCGGCCCGGTCGGGCCGTGACGTCGCGGAGTTCCGCGACCTGATGCGCACCGACACGTACCTGACCGACACCGAGGCCGTCGACCTGGGGTTGGCCGACTCGGTCTACGAGCCGCCCAGCAAGGCCGTCGCGGCCGCCACCGCGGCCGCGGCCGCGCAGGCACGCCGCCAGATGGCGAACGCCACCCGGACCCCCCTGAACACCCGCACGACCGGCCCGCAGGGCCAGGAGGACAGCATGGATCTGAACGAGATCCGCGAGGCCCTGGGCCTGGCGGCCGACACCCCCGACGACGAGGTCATCGCCCTCGCGGCCGAGCGGCTCGCCACCCCGCCCACCGGCGACCCGAAGCCGACCGACGATGGCGATCCGGTGGCACAGGTTCCCCCGCCGCCCTCCGGCCCCCCTGCGCCTGCCGAGCCGACCCTGCCGGACGGCCTGATCGCGGTCTCCGCCGCCCGGTTCCAGGAGATGCAGGAGCAGATCGCCGAGCTGGCCGCCGACAACGAGAAGCGGTCCGTCGCGGAGGCCAAGTCCCACCGGGACGGGCTGATCAAGGCTGCGCTGCGCGACGGGAAGATCGCCAAGTCCGAAGAGAAGAGCTGGCGGGACCAGCTCGACGAGGCGCCCGAGGCCGTCGAGGCGCTCCTCAACTCGATGCCGGCTAGCCGCCGCGTCCCCGTCGGCGAGCTCGGCTACGCCGGCGGCGACGCCGACACGGTGACCGACGAGGACGCCAAGTACGCCAGCTTGACCGCCGACGCCCCCACGTACAGCTGA
- a CDS encoding capsid cement protein, with amino-acid sequence MSDHLPKYSAGSVTRTASAAITGGQLVTVTGDLTVGPAGAGDVVVGVADRDAATDELVTVTTIGVTHVLTAAAAVDAGDLLMAAADGEVTPVAAAAATGSATAQTATDIENAKVVIGVAWQDIAQDETGECLLRV; translated from the coding sequence ATGTCTGACCACCTGCCCAAGTACTCCGCGGGGTCCGTCACCCGCACCGCCTCGGCCGCCATCACCGGCGGCCAGCTGGTCACTGTCACCGGTGACCTGACCGTCGGCCCGGCCGGCGCCGGCGACGTCGTGGTCGGCGTGGCCGACCGCGATGCCGCCACCGACGAGCTGGTCACCGTCACCACCATCGGCGTCACCCACGTGCTGACCGCCGCTGCGGCCGTCGACGCCGGCGACCTGCTGATGGCTGCCGCCGACGGTGAGGTCACCCCCGTCGCCGCCGCCGCCGCGACCGGTTCGGCCACCGCGCAGACCGCCACCGACATCGAGAACGCGAAGGTCGTCATCGGCGTCGCCTGGCAGGACATCGCCCAGGACGAGACCGGCGAGTGCCTGCTGCGCGTCTGA
- a CDS encoding LysM peptidoglycan-binding domain-containing protein has translation MTVNRYVRPEPARSGWAIIQTDPPPRRTLWLDHKPHTLRRGGVGGWRSRTVDRGLDVVEFGSTPRHTMRLELLFDAVGTPRDDVQAQLELLHLFGRKINQADPESTPPLVALTFGRSQQLRWVIDDIDPVRQVEHPATGRIMQAVVHVDLSEARLPTLAFTDTTPVEEAHATTGPARPFTRPDDTAGDGGFPTSYTVQPGDTLIGIATRLYGDWRRFEDIYQANRPPLVDRDLIPAGLVLTLPAP, from the coding sequence GTGACCGTCAACCGCTACGTCAGGCCCGAGCCTGCCCGGTCCGGGTGGGCGATCATCCAGACCGACCCTCCACCCCGCCGGACCTTGTGGCTGGACCACAAGCCGCACACGCTCCGGCGGGGCGGGGTCGGCGGCTGGCGCAGCCGGACCGTGGACCGCGGCCTCGACGTCGTCGAGTTCGGCTCCACCCCCCGCCACACGATGCGGCTCGAGCTGCTGTTCGACGCCGTCGGCACCCCCCGTGACGACGTGCAGGCACAGCTGGAGCTCCTCCACCTATTCGGCCGCAAGATCAACCAGGCCGACCCCGAGTCGACCCCCCCGCTGGTCGCGTTGACGTTCGGCCGGTCCCAGCAGCTCCGCTGGGTCATCGACGACATCGACCCGGTCCGCCAGGTCGAACACCCCGCGACGGGCCGGATCATGCAGGCCGTCGTCCACGTCGACCTGTCCGAGGCGCGGCTGCCGACGTTGGCGTTCACCGACACCACCCCCGTCGAGGAAGCCCACGCCACCACCGGGCCGGCCCGGCCGTTCACCCGGCCCGACGACACCGCCGGCGACGGCGGGTTCCCGACGTCGTACACGGTGCAGCCGGGCGACACCCTCATCGGCATCGCCACCCGCCTGTACGGCGACTGGCGTCGGTTCGAGGACATCTACCAGGCCAACCGGCCTCCGCTCGTCGACCGGGACCTCATCCCGGCCGGCCTCGTCCTGACCCTCCCCGCCCCATGA
- a CDS encoding C40 family peptidase, which produces MTNSTLMLQQVAMLLRDQGIVGDTLVQLTAASVVESGPGADADPNGLLYADWQAVNPDDADPPKWGPSYNFLQVRSLQPGRPELAQGYAHRHPDFLTASPVNGAIAVAAVLREPGASLNLWSSIASGDHRPFIPAARDAAANLANTEVATGETTPAGQPDPSRPRGPSSSSAPTSSLVAGLGTYGVNQISLEGEQLSAIATVLNARMLRSIRDASTLTVVVADRHGRLLRSPLLDQRSQSVVDGILWDLFAYRRVGTDLELTLIDAAAADLVHDKPNPPVAQGPGVATRGAWWRRIVERHPWIRYDIDAEDPTPTELTTEVGESSWQALGRTAEQVAMRRFATANRIVIGADEWLMRRTGPFVIREGYGGITRIEFDVTPGTPAVKATVTCDAQLWAAPPSQAVTVDDHGPASGDWMVEEIERTYGSTEATIQLTRAQPALVEPPHEADPGSLGALVGAQLAGVGGRRIVQDVVAAAMTHTGKPYVFGAKGPSAFDCSGLATAAARTVGLSFPGGSKNQYAACRDAGRLIPVGEAVRTYGAALFRMTGDPTHVAISRGDGTTIEARGRRYGVGVFSATDGRAWTHGGLIPGATYI; this is translated from the coding sequence ATGACCAACTCGACGTTGATGCTGCAGCAGGTCGCCATGCTGCTCCGCGACCAGGGCATCGTCGGCGACACGCTCGTGCAGCTGACCGCCGCCTCCGTCGTCGAGTCCGGCCCCGGCGCCGACGCAGACCCGAACGGGCTGCTGTACGCCGACTGGCAGGCCGTCAACCCCGACGACGCCGACCCGCCCAAGTGGGGGCCGTCGTACAACTTCCTCCAGGTCAGGTCGCTGCAGCCCGGCCGGCCCGAGCTCGCCCAGGGGTACGCCCACCGGCACCCCGACTTCCTCACCGCATCACCCGTGAACGGCGCGATCGCCGTCGCCGCCGTCCTCCGCGAGCCCGGCGCGTCGCTCAACCTGTGGTCGTCGATCGCGTCCGGGGACCACCGGCCGTTCATCCCCGCTGCCCGGGACGCCGCTGCGAACCTGGCGAACACCGAGGTCGCGACCGGCGAGACGACACCGGCCGGCCAGCCCGACCCGTCCCGGCCGCGCGGCCCCTCATCGTCCTCGGCGCCGACGTCGAGCCTGGTCGCCGGGCTCGGCACCTACGGCGTCAACCAGATCAGCCTCGAAGGCGAACAGCTCTCCGCGATCGCGACGGTCCTGAACGCACGGATGCTCCGGTCCATCCGCGACGCCTCCACCCTCACCGTGGTGGTCGCCGATCGGCATGGCCGGCTTCTCCGCTCCCCGCTGCTCGACCAGCGCTCCCAGTCCGTCGTCGACGGGATCCTGTGGGACCTGTTCGCCTACCGGCGGGTCGGCACCGACCTCGAGCTCACCCTCATCGACGCCGCCGCCGCCGACCTCGTCCACGACAAGCCCAACCCGCCCGTCGCCCAAGGCCCCGGGGTGGCGACCCGCGGGGCGTGGTGGCGCCGCATCGTCGAACGGCACCCGTGGATCCGCTACGACATCGACGCGGAAGACCCCACCCCGACCGAGCTGACCACCGAGGTCGGCGAGTCGAGCTGGCAGGCGCTCGGCCGCACCGCCGAGCAGGTCGCCATGCGCAGGTTCGCGACCGCGAACCGGATCGTGATCGGCGCCGACGAGTGGCTGATGCGCCGCACCGGCCCGTTCGTCATCCGCGAGGGGTACGGCGGCATCACCCGCATCGAGTTCGACGTCACCCCCGGCACCCCCGCCGTCAAGGCCACCGTCACCTGCGACGCCCAGCTGTGGGCCGCCCCGCCCTCCCAGGCCGTCACCGTCGACGACCACGGGCCGGCGTCGGGCGACTGGATGGTCGAGGAGATCGAACGGACCTACGGCTCCACCGAGGCCACCATCCAACTGACCCGCGCCCAACCGGCCCTGGTCGAACCGCCACACGAGGCCGACCCCGGCAGCCTCGGCGCCCTCGTCGGCGCCCAACTCGCCGGCGTCGGCGGCCGCCGGATCGTCCAAGACGTCGTCGCCGCCGCCATGACCCACACCGGCAAGCCGTACGTGTTCGGCGCCAAGGGCCCGTCGGCGTTCGACTGCTCCGGCCTCGCCACCGCCGCCGCCCGCACCGTCGGGCTGTCGTTCCCCGGCGGGTCGAAGAACCAGTACGCCGCCTGCCGCGACGCCGGCCGGCTCATCCCCGTCGGCGAGGCCGTCCGCACCTACGGCGCCGCGCTGTTCCGCATGACCGGCGACCCCACCCACGTGGCGATCTCCCGCGGCGACGGCACCACCATCGAAGCGCGCGGCCGCCGCTACGGCGTCGGCGTGTTCTCCGCCACCGACGGCCGCGCCTGGACCCACGGCGGCCTCATCCCCGGCGCCACCTACATCTGA
- a CDS encoding baseplate J/gp47 family protein, with protein sequence MSDPFVDYPLPVDPVDLTVRQIAQLEAQTGAAVNEGHPLVAAVEGVMTRIAELRLTVVDVTRAAFRDSGVKIDGVAFIDAAPATVETTWTMVDDAGYTIEPGVRMAYRLAGDRFVQFELVDPLTIDPGDTTATGVVMQAITAGSHANGLEPAGLVPVDQLAAVASVVTTSTSAGGVDAESALEYVNRLVAFRRRRGDRLITPENFADAALEHPEVARAVAIANYDPDTGATDAERHVTVIVHNDLGLPVTAGAKADILATFEARRELGFIGHVIDPTYTGVDIDFTATAQTGYDPLEVRAAGIATVTTWLSPANAGARASGEWAAELIIYPTEIAAALDRVAGLELITEVLVNGGRDPVVLPGIAPLPSPVDADDDPSTVTGTVT encoded by the coding sequence GTGAGCGACCCGTTCGTCGACTACCCGCTGCCCGTCGACCCCGTCGACCTGACCGTCCGGCAGATCGCCCAGCTCGAAGCGCAGACCGGCGCGGCGGTGAACGAAGGCCACCCGCTGGTCGCCGCCGTCGAGGGGGTGATGACCCGCATCGCCGAGCTGCGTCTCACCGTCGTCGACGTGACCCGTGCGGCGTTCCGCGACTCCGGCGTGAAGATCGACGGGGTCGCGTTCATCGACGCCGCGCCGGCCACGGTCGAGACGACGTGGACGATGGTCGACGACGCCGGCTACACCATCGAGCCCGGGGTGCGGATGGCGTACCGGCTGGCCGGTGACCGGTTCGTCCAGTTCGAACTCGTCGACCCGCTCACCATCGACCCCGGCGACACCACCGCCACCGGCGTGGTCATGCAGGCCATCACCGCCGGCAGCCACGCGAACGGCCTGGAACCGGCTGGGCTGGTGCCGGTCGACCAGCTGGCCGCCGTCGCCTCCGTAGTGACCACCTCCACCTCCGCTGGTGGTGTGGATGCCGAGTCCGCGCTCGAGTACGTGAACCGGCTCGTCGCGTTCAGGCGTCGCCGTGGCGACCGGCTGATCACCCCGGAGAACTTCGCCGACGCCGCGCTCGAGCACCCCGAGGTCGCCCGCGCCGTCGCGATCGCCAACTACGACCCCGACACCGGGGCGACCGACGCCGAACGGCACGTCACCGTCATCGTCCACAACGACCTCGGGCTCCCGGTCACAGCCGGCGCGAAGGCCGACATCCTCGCCACCTTCGAGGCCCGCCGCGAGCTCGGGTTCATCGGCCACGTCATCGACCCGACCTACACCGGCGTCGACATCGACTTCACCGCCACCGCCCAGACCGGGTACGACCCGCTCGAGGTCCGCGCCGCCGGCATCGCCACCGTCACCACCTGGCTGTCCCCCGCGAATGCCGGCGCCCGCGCGTCGGGGGAGTGGGCCGCCGAGCTGATCATCTACCCGACCGAGATCGCCGCCGCCCTCGACCGCGTCGCCGGGCTCGAGCTGATCACCGAGGTGCTCGTCAACGGCGGCCGCGACCCCGTCGTCCTGCCCGGCATCGCACCGCTGCCGTCCCCGGTCGACGCCGACGACGACCCGTCGACGGTGACCGGCACCGTCACCTGA